A part of Melittangium boletus DSM 14713 genomic DNA contains:
- a CDS encoding RCC1-like domain-containing protein, producing the protein MMRSSFSRSLLVSLSMLMSLCSACGDAMEEAPSRGVSHRGLLASVGQDPTSHLAGGLSHVLFVTPVKTLWSWGANSQGQLGDGSLTQRLTPTRVALSRVEAVAAGNVHSMALDQDFLVWTWGGNSDGQLGDGGNSQRSTPALVSNLTNVKAIAAGNVHSLALKSDGTVWAWGNNGSGQLGDGSTSARSRPVQVSGLTNVKAIAAGEYHSLGLKEDGTVWVWGGNFSGQLGDGTTTSRATPVQVAGLSGIVAIAGGGSHSLAVATNGTVWAWGDNTYGQLGTGGSSSSSKPVQVLGLSNVTFVDGGTTHSLARKSDGTAWAWGDNSQGQVAQAGSALLRSPVQVTGLSDVRTVACGSAFALALRGDNAVLAWGANGSGQLGNGGASWRPVPARIQSLSGVDSLFGGDLHTFALREDGTLWAWGDNTYGQLGDGGAVTRFVPVQVSLASVRLLAASNYHSLALKTDGTVWAWGDNTYGQLGDGTTVPRPTPGGVPGVTGVKELAAGTYHSLALKTDGTVLAWGDDNYGQLGRGSTSYLPRSPGAVSSLSDVVQVAAGTYHSLALKSDGTVWAWGQNLYGQLGDGSSTARTLPVQVSGLSRVVAIAAGPSHSAALDQDGKVWMWGDNTYGQLGDGTTVQRLVPVRLSNMADVITALSIRGNHLLALSTQGTLWTWGRNATGQQGNGTSVAELVPRRVPGFVRVTGIAAGGRSSFALRQDKTVWAWGDNSSGQLGNGSSTAVSTPVQVLGAPRRVPLASGANHVVATFSDGTLWSWGSNSHGQLGIEGVGSSDTPRFVTQPRCLEAVAAGSTFSLALQCDGTVWAWGDNSAGQLGEDPSTLPLRISPMQVKGLSNVVAVAAGSAHALAVRADGTVWAWGSNTSGQLGESTPGSFRFAPAQVKELLDMVSVSAGSGHSLAVRADGTAWAWGDNTQGQLGDGTTSPRTSPLFLSALPELQSVTAGAQHSLGLTSAGAVWAWGSNASGQLGDGTSASSRPSPFQVAGLSGITFLAAGDAHSLAGSPSGVWTWGSNASGQLGDGTTVSRSVPGAGPVAENVTAFSLGHHHTAALLQEETFLSWGNTD; encoded by the coding sequence ATGATGCGAAGCAGCTTTTCGAGAAGCCTCCTGGTCTCGCTCTCGATGCTCATGTCCCTGTGCTCCGCATGCGGCGATGCGATGGAGGAAGCACCCTCCAGGGGGGTCTCCCACCGGGGGCTGCTCGCCAGCGTCGGGCAGGACCCGACCTCCCATCTCGCGGGGGGGTTGAGCCATGTGCTGTTCGTCACGCCGGTGAAGACGCTGTGGAGCTGGGGCGCCAACAGCCAGGGCCAACTCGGGGATGGCTCGCTGACCCAGCGGCTCACGCCCACGCGGGTGGCGCTCTCGCGCGTGGAGGCCGTGGCCGCGGGCAACGTGCACTCGATGGCGCTGGACCAGGACTTCCTGGTCTGGACCTGGGGGGGGAATTCCGACGGCCAGCTTGGGGATGGCGGGAATTCGCAGCGCTCGACGCCGGCCCTGGTGTCGAATCTGACGAACGTGAAGGCCATCGCCGCGGGCAACGTGCACTCCCTGGCGCTCAAGTCCGACGGCACGGTGTGGGCCTGGGGCAACAATGGCTCGGGCCAGCTCGGGGATGGTTCCACCAGCGCCCGTTCCCGGCCCGTGCAGGTGTCGGGTCTGACGAATGTGAAGGCCATCGCCGCCGGGGAGTACCACTCGCTGGGGCTCAAGGAGGACGGCACGGTGTGGGTCTGGGGCGGCAACTTCTCCGGGCAGCTGGGAGATGGCACCACCACCTCCCGCGCCACGCCGGTCCAGGTGGCGGGCCTCTCGGGCATCGTCGCCATCGCGGGAGGCGGCTCGCACAGCCTGGCGGTGGCCACCAATGGCACGGTGTGGGCCTGGGGAGACAACACCTATGGTCAGCTGGGCACCGGGGGCTCGTCCTCGTCCTCCAAGCCGGTGCAGGTCCTGGGCCTCTCGAATGTCACCTTCGTCGATGGCGGCACGACCCACTCGCTCGCCCGGAAATCCGACGGCACGGCGTGGGCCTGGGGAGACAACAGCCAGGGGCAGGTGGCCCAGGCGGGCTCCGCGCTCCTGCGCTCCCCGGTCCAGGTCACCGGGCTGTCGGATGTCCGGACCGTGGCCTGTGGCAGTGCCTTCGCGCTGGCGCTTCGGGGGGACAACGCGGTGCTGGCCTGGGGGGCCAACGGCTCGGGGCAGTTGGGCAATGGCGGCGCGAGCTGGCGCCCCGTTCCAGCGCGGATCCAGAGCCTGTCCGGCGTGGATTCCCTCTTCGGGGGTGACCTGCACACCTTCGCGCTGCGCGAGGACGGCACGCTGTGGGCCTGGGGCGACAACACCTATGGCCAGCTCGGGGATGGGGGCGCTGTCACCCGCTTCGTCCCGGTGCAGGTGTCCCTGGCGTCCGTGCGGTTGCTCGCCGCGTCCAACTACCACTCCCTGGCGCTCAAGACGGATGGCACGGTGTGGGCCTGGGGGGACAACACCTATGGCCAGCTCGGGGATGGCACCACGGTGCCGCGCCCCACGCCCGGGGGGGTGCCGGGGGTGACGGGCGTCAAGGAACTCGCCGCGGGAACCTACCACTCGTTGGCGCTCAAGACGGATGGCACGGTGCTGGCGTGGGGGGACGACAACTATGGCCAGCTCGGCAGAGGGTCGACCTCCTACCTGCCGCGCTCGCCGGGGGCGGTGTCCTCCCTCTCGGACGTCGTCCAGGTGGCCGCGGGCACCTACCACTCGCTGGCGCTCAAGTCGGACGGCACCGTGTGGGCCTGGGGCCAGAATCTCTATGGCCAGCTGGGGGATGGCTCCTCCACGGCGCGCACCCTGCCCGTGCAGGTGTCGGGACTCTCGCGCGTCGTCGCCATCGCGGCCGGCCCTTCCCACTCGGCGGCCCTGGATCAGGACGGCAAGGTCTGGATGTGGGGGGACAACACCTACGGCCAGCTCGGGGATGGCACCACGGTGCAGCGCCTGGTGCCCGTGCGGCTCTCGAACATGGCGGACGTCATCACCGCGCTCTCCATCCGGGGCAACCACCTGCTGGCCCTGAGCACCCAGGGCACGCTCTGGACGTGGGGCCGCAACGCCACCGGACAGCAGGGCAATGGGACGAGTGTCGCGGAGCTCGTGCCCCGGCGCGTGCCGGGCTTCGTGCGCGTCACGGGCATCGCGGCCGGTGGCCGGTCGTCTTTCGCGCTGCGTCAGGACAAGACCGTCTGGGCCTGGGGAGACAACTCCTCAGGTCAGTTGGGCAATGGCTCCAGCACCGCCGTGTCCACTCCGGTCCAGGTGCTCGGCGCGCCGCGCCGCGTGCCGCTCGCCTCGGGCGCCAACCACGTCGTGGCCACCTTCTCCGACGGCACCCTGTGGAGCTGGGGCAGCAATTCCCACGGTCAGCTCGGCATCGAGGGCGTGGGCTCCAGTGACACGCCTCGCTTCGTCACCCAACCCCGGTGCCTCGAGGCCGTGGCGGCCGGGAGCACCTTCTCCCTGGCGCTGCAGTGTGATGGCACGGTGTGGGCCTGGGGTGACAACAGCGCGGGCCAGCTCGGCGAGGACCCGTCCACGCTTCCCCTGCGCATCTCGCCGATGCAGGTCAAGGGTCTCTCCAACGTCGTGGCCGTCGCCGCCGGGAGCGCGCATGCCCTGGCGGTGCGCGCCGATGGAACGGTGTGGGCCTGGGGAAGCAACACCTCGGGCCAGCTCGGCGAGAGCACTCCGGGCTCCTTCCGCTTCGCGCCCGCGCAGGTGAAGGAATTGCTCGACATGGTGTCGGTCTCGGCGGGAAGTGGCCACTCGTTGGCGGTGCGCGCCGATGGGACGGCCTGGGCCTGGGGAGACAACACCCAGGGGCAGCTCGGGGATGGCACCACCTCGCCGCGCACGTCTCCGCTCTTCCTGTCGGCGCTCCCGGAGCTCCAGTCCGTCACGGCGGGTGCCCAGCACTCGCTCGGACTGACGTCGGCGGGCGCGGTCTGGGCCTGGGGCTCCAATGCCTCCGGGCAGCTCGGGGATGGCACCTCCGCGTCCTCTCGTCCGAGTCCCTTCCAGGTGGCGGGCCTCTCGGGCATCACGTTCCTGGCGGCGGGTGACGCGCACTCGTTGGCGGGTTCTCCGAGCGGCGTCTGGACGTGGGGCTCCAATGCCTCCGGGCAGCTCGGGGATGGCACCACCGTGTCGCGCTCCGTGCCGGGGGCGGGGCCCGTCGCCGAGAACGTCACGGCGTTCTCCCTGGGGCACCACCACACCGCGGCGCTGCTCCAGGAGGAGACCTTCCTGAGCTGGGGCAACACCGACTGA
- a CDS encoding ABC transporter ATP-binding protein has translation MTPPPSDLAVDARALVKRFGDFTALQGMELLIPRGAFYAFLGPNGAGKSTTIALLTGVYAPDSGHIRLLGVDAVARPLEVKRRLGVVPEELSLFERLSGRQYLTFCGRMYGLSGDEAAARAAELLELTELTYKAGSLVAEYSKGMRRRLAIAASLIHAPELVLLDEPFEGIDVLAAGVIRELLRELSRRGVTLLLTTHVLEIAERLATHAGVIRSGKMLDQGTVDELKERHGAASLESVFEKLISVPAARNAKLSFYGDAPPAEVVPLRRGSA, from the coding sequence ATGACTCCGCCCCCCTCCGACCTGGCCGTCGACGCCCGTGCGCTCGTGAAGCGCTTTGGAGACTTCACCGCGCTCCAAGGCATGGAGCTGCTCATCCCCCGAGGCGCCTTCTATGCATTCCTCGGGCCCAACGGGGCGGGCAAGTCCACCACCATCGCGCTGCTCACCGGTGTGTACGCCCCGGACTCCGGCCACATCCGCCTGCTCGGCGTGGACGCGGTGGCCAGGCCCCTGGAAGTCAAACGCCGCCTGGGCGTGGTGCCCGAGGAGCTGAGCCTCTTCGAGCGGCTGAGCGGGCGGCAATACCTCACCTTTTGTGGGCGCATGTACGGGCTGAGCGGAGACGAGGCGGCCGCGCGCGCGGCGGAGCTGCTCGAGCTCACGGAGCTCACATACAAGGCGGGCTCGCTCGTGGCCGAGTACTCCAAGGGCATGAGGCGGCGGCTGGCCATCGCCGCGTCGCTCATCCACGCGCCGGAGCTGGTGCTGTTGGACGAGCCCTTCGAGGGCATCGACGTGCTGGCCGCGGGCGTCATCCGCGAGCTGCTTCGCGAGCTGAGCCGGCGGGGGGTGACGCTGCTGCTCACCACGCACGTGCTGGAGATCGCCGAGCGGCTGGCCACCCACGCGGGTGTCATCCGCAGCGGGAAGATGCTGGATCAAGGCACCGTGGACGAGCTCAAGGAGCGCCACGGCGCGGCCTCGCTGGAGTCCGTCTTCGAGAAGCTCATCTCCGTGCCGGCCGCGCGCAACGCGAAGCTGTCCTTCTATGGAGACGCCCCCCCCGCCGAGGTCGTCCCCCTGCGCCGGGGGTCCGCGTGA
- a CDS encoding aldo/keto reductase, whose protein sequence is MEYRRLGSSGFKVPVLSLGTGSFGGSNEFFKGFGDSGVAEATRLVDISLEAGVTMFDSANTYSQGLAEEILGQAIKGRRDQVILSTKGTFRMGQGPNDVGSSRFHLIRSVEGSLKRLGTDYIDIYQLHGFDASTPVEETLGTLDDLVRAGKIRYIGCSNFSGWHLMKSLAVSEKYGWARYVAHQAYYSLIGRSYEWELMPLGLDQGVGAIVWSPLGWGRLTGKIRRGEPLPEVSRMRSAVTVANGPPVEDEYLYKVVDALDAVAQEVGKTVPQVAINWLLQRPTVANVIVGARNEEQLRQNLGAVGWNLTAEQVARLDAASATTLAYPYFHQRGFTERNPPPVR, encoded by the coding sequence ATGGAGTACAGAAGACTGGGGAGTTCGGGTTTCAAGGTGCCGGTGCTGAGCCTGGGCACGGGGAGTTTTGGGGGGAGCAACGAGTTCTTCAAGGGCTTTGGCGACTCCGGAGTCGCCGAGGCCACACGGCTGGTGGACATCTCGCTCGAGGCGGGGGTCACCATGTTCGACTCGGCCAACACCTACTCCCAGGGCCTCGCCGAGGAGATCCTGGGGCAGGCCATCAAGGGCCGCCGCGACCAGGTCATCCTCTCCACGAAGGGGACGTTCCGGATGGGGCAGGGCCCGAACGACGTGGGCTCCTCGCGCTTCCACCTCATCCGCAGTGTCGAAGGCAGTCTCAAGCGCCTGGGCACGGACTACATCGACATCTACCAGCTGCACGGCTTCGACGCTTCCACCCCGGTGGAGGAGACGCTGGGCACCCTGGATGACCTCGTCCGGGCGGGGAAGATTCGCTACATCGGCTGCTCGAACTTCTCCGGCTGGCACCTGATGAAGTCCCTGGCCGTGTCCGAGAAGTACGGCTGGGCGCGCTACGTGGCGCATCAGGCGTACTACTCGCTCATCGGCCGCAGCTACGAGTGGGAGCTCATGCCGCTCGGGTTGGATCAGGGCGTGGGCGCCATCGTCTGGAGTCCGCTCGGGTGGGGCCGGCTGACGGGGAAGATCCGCCGGGGCGAGCCCCTGCCGGAGGTCAGCCGCATGCGCTCGGCGGTGACGGTGGCGAACGGTCCCCCGGTGGAGGACGAGTACCTCTACAAGGTGGTGGACGCGCTGGACGCGGTGGCCCAGGAGGTGGGCAAGACGGTGCCGCAGGTGGCGATCAACTGGCTCCTGCAGCGGCCCACGGTGGCCAACGTCATCGTGGGGGCGCGCAACGAGGAGCAGCTGCGCCAGAACCTGGGCGCGGTGGGCTGGAACCTCACGGCCGAGCAGGTGGCGCGTCTGGACGCCGCGAGCGCCACGACGCTGGCCTACCCCTACTTCCACCAGCGCGGCTTCACCGAGCGCAACCCGCCCCCCGTGCGCTGA
- a CDS encoding alpha/beta fold hydrolase, whose product MPFAHINHQDIYFEDSGGSGPALVLAHGFLMDGRMFDAQAEALAPEFRVIRWDARAQGRTRWDGRPFSLYDSAADAFALMDHLGLPRAFIGGLSQGGYCALRMALRAPERVRGLVLMSTSGTLNPAEGPGYRQVRDLWGSPGATENIVRSYASLIIGDERFYSPWMDRWRQTPRDAFVAAINNLLERDDIQPRLGDIRCPAIVFHGLADVAIPVSEGGVLHDALPGRTRFVPVHEGAHAISLTHPQVVNPPLLEFLRAHS is encoded by the coding sequence ATGCCCTTCGCGCACATCAATCATCAAGACATCTACTTCGAGGACTCGGGTGGCTCCGGCCCCGCGCTCGTGCTCGCGCACGGCTTCCTCATGGACGGCCGCATGTTCGACGCGCAGGCGGAAGCGCTCGCTCCCGAGTTCCGCGTCATCCGCTGGGACGCGCGCGCCCAGGGGCGCACCCGCTGGGATGGCCGGCCCTTCTCCCTCTACGACTCGGCCGCCGATGCCTTCGCGCTGATGGACCACCTGGGCCTGCCCCGGGCCTTCATCGGCGGACTGTCCCAGGGCGGCTACTGCGCCCTGCGCATGGCCCTGCGCGCCCCCGAGCGCGTGCGCGGCCTCGTGCTCATGAGCACCAGCGGAACCCTCAACCCCGCGGAAGGGCCCGGCTACCGGCAGGTGCGCGACCTGTGGGGCAGCCCGGGCGCCACGGAGAACATCGTGCGCAGCTACGCGAGCCTCATCATCGGGGACGAGCGCTTCTACTCGCCCTGGATGGACCGCTGGCGCCAGACGCCCCGCGACGCCTTCGTGGCCGCCATCAACAACCTCCTCGAGCGCGATGACATCCAGCCCCGGCTCGGGGACATCCGCTGTCCGGCCATCGTGTTCCACGGGCTCGCCGACGTGGCCATCCCCGTCTCCGAGGGCGGCGTCCTCCACGACGCCTTGCCCGGCCGCACGCGCTTCGTCCCCGTCCACGAGGGCGCCCACGCCATCAGCCTCACGCACCCCCAGGTGGTCAACCCGCCCCTCCTCGAGTTCCTGCGCGCCCATTCCTAG
- a CDS encoding (2Fe-2S)-binding protein, whose translation MIVCLCRAVSDRTIRARIAEGARTVEELGDACGAGTGCGGCHDQMTQLLGEARQTNTVRPACRESCAMATPRVASVAL comes from the coding sequence ATGATCGTCTGCCTCTGCCGTGCTGTTTCGGACCGGACCATTCGCGCCCGTATCGCCGAGGGAGCTCGGACGGTGGAGGAACTGGGCGATGCGTGTGGGGCGGGGACGGGGTGCGGCGGGTGTCACGATCAGATGACCCAGCTGCTCGGGGAGGCGCGGCAGACAAATACCGTACGTCCCGCGTGTCGTGAGAGTTGTGCGATGGCGACCCCACGGGTAGCTTCCGTGGCCCTATGA
- the bfr gene encoding bacterioferritin, which translates to MKGHPQIIDLLNDVLTTELTAINEYFLHARIADNWGYERLGKKIYEESIGEMKHADRLVKRILFLEGLPNLQRLAKVNVGESIPEMLRLDLALEAGSQKRLNEGIELCRTLGDNGSREVLERILEDTEEHIDWLEGQLELMKQVGETNYLAQQIKKES; encoded by the coding sequence ATGAAAGGCCACCCCCAGATCATCGACCTGCTCAACGACGTCCTGACCACCGAGCTGACCGCGATCAACGAGTACTTCCTTCACGCGCGCATCGCGGACAACTGGGGGTACGAGCGGCTCGGAAAGAAGATTTACGAGGAGTCCATCGGCGAGATGAAGCACGCCGATCGCCTGGTCAAGCGCATCCTCTTCCTCGAGGGACTGCCGAACCTGCAGCGGCTGGCCAAGGTGAACGTGGGGGAGAGCATCCCGGAGATGCTCCGCCTGGACCTGGCCCTGGAGGCCGGCTCCCAGAAGCGCCTCAACGAGGGCATCGAGCTGTGCCGCACCCTGGGCGACAACGGCAGCCGCGAGGTGCTGGAGCGCATCCTCGAGGACACCGAGGAGCACATCGACTGGCTCGAGGGTCAGCTGGAGCTGATGAAGCAGGTGGGTGAGACGAACTACCTGGCCCAGCAGATCAAGAAGGAATCCTGA